A window of Photobacterium toruni genomic DNA:
ATGGTTACAATGGATTTTCATTCCTAAATTACGTTACTTAGTCGTACAACGCTTACCGCTACCGACTCAGTTTGCTATTTCCCCTTATGTTGAAGAAGCAATGAAAAATCAGGCTGGAATAATAGCTATTGTGGCGATTGTTCGTGAAATTGATCAACTGTTTAAATACTAAGTGAGTCGAATGGAACTGGAAATTTTATACCAAGATGATACGTTAATTGCGGTTAATAAACCGGCCGGTATGTTAGTTCATCGTTCTTGGTTAGACAGCCATGAAACGGTGTTTGTGGTGCAGACCTTACGCGATCAAATTGGTCAGCATGTGTTTCCATTGCACCGCTTAGATAGACCAACATCAGGGGTACTCTTATTTGGCTTATCTAGTGAAATAGCAGCCATGATGATGCCGGTCTTTGCTGGGCGAGAAA
This region includes:
- a CDS encoding YqcC family protein, producing MVDKYHQSQQLLTQLENTLRQYHYWETIVPEPQALASIEPFAIDTLDCHQWLQWIFIPKLRYLVVQRLPLPTQFAISPYVEEAMKNQAGIIAIVAIVREIDQLFKY